Proteins encoded within one genomic window of Candidatus Amarolinea dominans:
- a CDS encoding fibronectin type III domain-containing protein, producing the protein MTRVGASIRVTWNTNEFANSTVLYGMQTGSYPQSVTNPLFERQHEINLTGLRGGTTYFLRVRSADLSGNTATGAERSIVAGGGVYLPYVARRR; encoded by the coding sequence GTGACGCGCGTGGGCGCCAGCATCCGCGTCACCTGGAACACCAATGAGTTCGCCAACAGCACGGTGCTGTACGGGATGCAAACGGGCAGCTACCCGCAGTCGGTGACGAATCCTCTCTTCGAGAGGCAGCATGAAATCAATCTGACCGGTCTGCGCGGTGGAACAACGTATTTCCTGCGTGTGCGCAGCGCGGACTTGAGCGGGAACACCGCGACCGGGGCAGAGCGCAGTATCGTCGCAGGAGGCGGCGTGTATCTGCCGTATGTCGCGCGGCGACGGTAG
- a CDS encoding Gfo/Idh/MocA family oxidoreductase gives MNESTVRIALVGCGYWGPNLARNLSQVNGGRLMVCTDTDAQALARMERQYPQVEMTTDSAAVLQRSDIDAVVLATPARTHAGLALEALAAGKHVFVEKPLALSVADAEQMVAAAQAGSRVLMVGHVFEYHPALRHIKQLLDKGELGDLYYLYSTRVNLGRVQADINALWSIAPHDIAIMLHLVGGLPLRVSAHGQAFLSGSVEDVVFVNLEFAGGVIGHIHASWLDPSKTRQLTVVGSRRMVVYDDVASEGKVKIYDKGVYRKNEPGYGEFQVKVHSGDITIPRLDMTEPLQLECQHYVDCIREGRTPLTDGVNGLQVVRVLAAAQASLAAGGLSVAVA, from the coding sequence ATGAACGAATCAACGGTACGAATTGCTTTGGTTGGCTGCGGCTATTGGGGGCCGAACCTGGCGCGTAACTTGAGCCAGGTCAACGGTGGGCGCCTGATGGTATGCACCGATACCGATGCGCAGGCGTTGGCGCGCATGGAACGGCAGTATCCACAGGTTGAGATGACGACCGACAGCGCCGCGGTCCTGCAGCGATCAGACATAGACGCGGTGGTGTTGGCGACGCCCGCGCGCACCCATGCAGGTTTGGCCCTGGAGGCGCTGGCGGCCGGCAAGCATGTCTTTGTGGAAAAACCCCTGGCACTGAGCGTGGCCGACGCCGAGCAGATGGTGGCTGCCGCGCAGGCCGGCAGCCGTGTCTTGATGGTGGGGCACGTGTTCGAATATCACCCGGCGCTGCGCCATATCAAACAGCTATTAGACAAAGGTGAGCTTGGTGATTTATACTACCTGTACAGCACGCGGGTAAACCTGGGGCGAGTCCAGGCAGACATCAACGCGCTGTGGAGCATCGCCCCGCACGACATTGCAATCATGCTGCACCTGGTGGGCGGTCTGCCCCTGCGCGTCAGCGCGCACGGCCAGGCGTTTCTCAGCGGCAGTGTGGAAGATGTGGTGTTCGTCAACCTTGAATTTGCCGGCGGTGTGATCGGGCACATTCACGCCAGTTGGCTTGACCCCAGCAAAACGCGGCAGTTGACGGTGGTGGGCAGCCGGCGCATGGTGGTGTACGACGATGTCGCGTCCGAAGGCAAGGTAAAAATATACGACAAAGGCGTCTACCGCAAGAACGAGCCGGGCTACGGCGAGTTTCAGGTCAAGGTACACTCAGGCGACATCACCATTCCGCGCCTGGACATGACCGAGCCTTTACAGTTGGAATGTCAACACTACGTGGATTGCATCCGGGAGGGACGAACGCCGCTGACAGACGGCGTCAACGGCTTGCAGGTGGTGAGGGTGCTGGCAGCGGCCCAGGCATCGTTAGCGGCCGGCGGCCTGAGCGTCGCCGTGGCATGA
- a CDS encoding bifunctional folylpolyglutamate synthase/dihydrofolate synthase has translation MNDNHPAYLDALHTIFGRVNFERQPRFDYSATTLNLERMRALLADLGNPQQHFHIVHVAGTKGKGSVCAFMESILRAAGYCTGLYTSPHLHTFRERMRVNGALISRAELVTLVAHCRPASERLPGVTTFELITALALTHFAQQGVQWAVLEVGLGGRLDSTNVVQPDITAITSLSYDHMAVLGDTLTQIAHEKAGIIKPGVPLVCAPQAPEALAVIEATCQERQAPLLLLDRDTAVAAAVAGFDISLVGAHQAVNAALAVVMARMLRGQGLALAEAAIAGGLAQTRWPARFETLTVGGDWRPEIGDWPAIIADGAHNVDSAQKLAALLDSVKRARGGRLALILGASLDKDIAGMLTVLAPVTDLLICTHAQHPRAVAPQSLAEMAAEIMHGVTTAAPTVDAALALALDWASPADVICLAGSLFIAAEGREAWARRHPDHFAPDDWVFEAEALEL, from the coding sequence ATGAATGACAACCATCCAGCCTATCTCGACGCCCTGCACACCATCTTCGGCCGCGTTAATTTCGAGCGCCAGCCGCGCTTTGACTATTCCGCCACCACGCTCAACCTGGAGCGCATGCGAGCTTTGCTGGCCGACCTGGGGAATCCACAGCAGCATTTTCATATTGTACACGTCGCGGGCACCAAAGGCAAAGGCTCTGTCTGCGCCTTCATGGAGTCCATCCTGCGCGCGGCCGGCTATTGCACCGGTCTGTACACCTCGCCGCATCTGCATACCTTTCGTGAACGCATGCGCGTCAATGGTGCGCTCATCAGTCGCGCCGAGTTGGTGACGTTGGTTGCCCACTGCCGCCCGGCCAGCGAGCGCCTGCCTGGCGTGACCACCTTCGAGCTGATTACCGCGCTGGCCCTGACCCATTTTGCGCAGCAGGGTGTGCAATGGGCCGTGCTTGAAGTGGGATTGGGCGGCCGCCTCGATTCCACGAACGTGGTGCAGCCGGACATCACGGCCATCACCTCGCTGAGCTACGACCACATGGCGGTGCTCGGCGACACCCTGACGCAGATTGCTCACGAGAAAGCCGGCATCATCAAGCCAGGGGTGCCGTTGGTCTGCGCACCGCAGGCGCCGGAGGCCCTGGCCGTCATCGAAGCGACGTGCCAGGAACGGCAGGCGCCCCTGCTGCTGCTGGATCGCGATACGGCAGTCGCCGCGGCCGTGGCCGGTTTCGACATCAGCCTGGTCGGCGCCCACCAGGCGGTCAACGCGGCGCTGGCCGTGGTGATGGCGCGGATGCTGCGCGGCCAGGGGCTGGCGCTCGCTGAAGCTGCCATTGCTGGCGGCCTGGCGCAGACGCGTTGGCCGGCGCGGTTCGAGACGTTGACAGTGGGAGGAGATTGGAGACCGGAGATTGGAGATTGGCCGGCGATCATTGCGGATGGTGCGCACAATGTGGACTCCGCGCAAAAGCTGGCCGCGCTGTTGGATTCGGTCAAACGTGCGCGGGGCGGTCGCCTGGCGTTGATCTTGGGCGCGTCGCTGGACAAGGACATCGCCGGTATGTTGACCGTGCTGGCGCCGGTGACCGACTTGCTCATCTGCACACACGCGCAGCACCCGCGCGCGGTTGCCCCGCAGAGCCTGGCGGAGATGGCGGCTGAGATCATGCACGGCGTGACCACGGCGGCGCCCACCGTGGACGCGGCGCTGGCGCTGGCGCTGGATTGGGCGTCACCCGCCGACGTGATCTGTCTTGCCGGCTCGCTCTTCATCGCCGCCGAAGGTCGCGAAGCCTGGGCGCGGCGCCATCCCGATCATTTTGCGCCCGATGATTGGGTCTTCGAAGCCGAGGCGTTGGAGTTGTGA
- a CDS encoding pentapeptide repeat-containing protein, with protein sequence MPADWKRFGNLLTELLWQIKNAGGPPLEDLQEIIGQALGKQSGASIAKWRRGQAIVRQQDVEGLVRELAAWARKVSVFRDDFRRDLRTLLTLADHPHPDAVLPALAQPALAQQPPRPAKPAGRTDWGRSPDVAGFVGRESELAQLRHVLQTDHSRLVGIFGLGGVGKTFLTKKAALDAAPAFDATLWVLLQDGPPLDEVLSDCIHFFSDYRDTALPATTAGRIDRLLTYFRTQRCLLIFDKLEAVMRPGGPAGHFRDGYAAYGDLIQAVAETEHQGCLVLVSREKPRDMARWEGASRRVTTLPLKGISAATAKAILEDSHLAGSHADWEALVLHYAGNPLMLQLAAAPIRDLYAGQLADFLTSQRFAFEDVNDLLDEHFDRLSAREQDVMYWLALERTSLSPDYLAEYLLPRQPINDVWTTLSSLLRRHLVDKGQAGFFLQDIVLEYVTNRLVQTLGEEIIQGRADHFRRFPLLNATAREYKRLGQERFIAAPLAESLRQVWPQRGMARRLVNLVTIERGTGLPGYTAGNSLNLLRHIGDDLTSADFSQVSVWRAFLQGVDLHAVNLAGADLRETVFTEAFSSVAALGLSPDGALLAAGADSGDIYLWRCRDFKRLLTLKGHSDWVRSVTFSPDGRLLASASSDKTVRLWDVQTGHCLCSLAGHENRVRSVAFSPDGSLLVSASSDQTVRLWRVADGRLLRTPGRARGCGLDRPLQCERSLAGE encoded by the coding sequence ATGCCTGCTGACTGGAAACGCTTCGGTAACTTGCTGACCGAACTCCTCTGGCAAATCAAAAACGCAGGCGGCCCCCCGCTCGAAGACCTCCAAGAGATCATCGGCCAAGCCCTCGGCAAGCAGAGCGGCGCTTCGATCGCCAAATGGCGCCGGGGCCAAGCCATCGTACGCCAACAGGATGTCGAAGGCCTGGTGCGCGAATTAGCCGCGTGGGCCCGGAAAGTTAGCGTGTTTCGGGATGACTTTCGTCGTGACCTGCGCACCCTGCTCACCCTGGCCGATCATCCACATCCTGACGCAGTGTTACCCGCGCTCGCTCAGCCGGCGCTGGCGCAGCAGCCGCCCCGTCCGGCCAAGCCGGCTGGCCGCACGGATTGGGGCCGCTCACCGGATGTGGCCGGCTTCGTGGGGCGTGAGTCAGAACTGGCGCAGTTGCGTCACGTCTTGCAGACCGACCACAGTCGCTTGGTGGGTATCTTCGGCCTGGGCGGAGTCGGCAAGACATTTCTGACCAAAAAGGCGGCGTTGGACGCGGCGCCGGCGTTCGACGCCACGCTATGGGTGCTGCTGCAGGACGGCCCGCCCCTGGATGAAGTGCTGAGCGATTGCATCCATTTCTTTTCGGACTATCGCGACACCGCTCTGCCGGCCACCACGGCCGGCCGTATTGACCGGCTGCTAACCTATTTCCGCACTCAGCGCTGTCTGCTCATCTTCGACAAGCTCGAGGCCGTCATGCGCCCCGGTGGACCGGCAGGCCATTTTCGTGACGGCTACGCCGCCTACGGCGATCTGATTCAGGCCGTGGCGGAAACCGAGCACCAAGGCTGCTTGGTTCTGGTCAGCCGCGAAAAGCCACGAGATATGGCGCGCTGGGAAGGGGCGTCGCGGCGCGTGACTACCCTTCCGCTGAAGGGGATCAGCGCAGCTACCGCTAAGGCTATTCTGGAGGATTCCCACCTCGCCGGTAGCCATGCCGACTGGGAAGCCCTGGTTTTGCATTATGCCGGCAATCCCTTGATGCTGCAGCTGGCGGCTGCGCCGATTCGTGATCTGTACGCAGGCCAGCTGGCCGATTTCCTGACCAGCCAGCGCTTCGCCTTCGAAGATGTCAATGACCTGCTCGACGAACATTTCGACCGCCTGTCGGCCAGGGAGCAGGATGTCATGTACTGGCTGGCGCTCGAGCGCACATCGCTGTCCCCGGACTACCTGGCGGAATACCTGCTGCCTCGCCAACCCATCAACGATGTCTGGACGACCCTCAGCTCCTTACTGCGCCGTCATCTGGTGGACAAGGGCCAGGCCGGCTTCTTCCTGCAGGACATCGTGCTGGAATATGTCACCAATCGCCTGGTACAAACCCTGGGCGAAGAGATCATACAAGGTCGGGCTGACCATTTTCGACGCTTTCCCTTGCTCAACGCTACGGCCAGGGAGTACAAACGTCTCGGCCAGGAACGCTTCATTGCTGCTCCCCTGGCCGAGAGCCTGCGCCAGGTATGGCCGCAACGGGGCATGGCGCGGCGCCTGGTTAACCTCGTAACGATAGAGCGCGGCACGGGCCTGCCGGGCTATACGGCCGGCAACAGCCTCAATCTCCTTCGGCACATTGGGGATGATCTCACCAGCGCCGATTTTTCCCAGGTGAGCGTCTGGCGCGCCTTTCTGCAGGGCGTGGATCTGCACGCAGTCAACCTGGCGGGTGCGGACCTGCGCGAGACCGTGTTTACGGAGGCCTTTTCCAGCGTGGCGGCTCTCGGGCTCAGCCCGGACGGCGCGTTGTTGGCGGCCGGCGCGGACAGCGGCGACATCTACCTCTGGCGCTGCCGGGACTTCAAGCGCTTGCTTACCCTCAAAGGCCACAGCGATTGGGTGCGCTCGGTAACATTCAGCCCCGACGGCCGGCTGCTCGCCAGCGCCAGCAGCGATAAAACGGTGCGACTCTGGGATGTTCAGACCGGCCACTGTTTGTGTAGCCTGGCAGGGCATGAAAACCGTGTGCGCTCGGTGGCATTCAGCCCAGACGGCAGCCTGCTCGTCAGCGCCAGCAGCGATCAGACGGTGCGCCTGTGGCGCGTCGCGGATGGCCGGCTCCTGCGCACCCCTGGTCGGGCACGAGGATGTGGTCTGGACCGCCCGCTTCAGTGCGAGCGGTCGCTGGCTGGCGAGTAG
- a CDS encoding SH3 domain-containing protein, which produces MWFGILFALLAAPSAAQSARPAQTPPTPVTQSPSARSSASVKVNANLRSGPGTNYPRIGSVKAGQTIEIVARNHTGDWYQLASGAWIFGNLVDGAPDVPEAMNIPAPPTATPNPASVAPATSPPSTKAADGPPQVAVKVRTNANLRTGPGTNYPIVGVAKSGQPLTIIGRNSTGTWYQTANGTWIFGNLLNSMPRVPVAADNPAASGAVSTPAVATRTPTGGTTGTGIGSVGRAHSLECSFDSPLACLDWLLGDPTRRNTVLGGLGLWVAALALMAAGRRWRWVMHCILVTVLLLPIGWFVTILSGLLQLADPDSSTSPRELLQNFVNLEPVQTTIGIVFLVLTAVSIFGGIIVFAILAIVYAIFLALLPGPDYVPSPPYPLLGHSEHATSGEFSDNRPDYDPYSSYPDTRSDDNSDDDDRSSGSIWDGWLVKW; this is translated from the coding sequence ATGTGGTTTGGCATTCTTTTTGCTCTGCTAGCCGCGCCGTCAGCCGCGCAATCGGCGCGGCCAGCGCAAACCCCGCCGACTCCGGTCACCCAAAGCCCGTCCGCAAGATCATCCGCCTCTGTGAAGGTCAACGCCAACTTGCGCTCCGGGCCGGGCACAAACTACCCTCGAATTGGCAGCGTCAAGGCTGGCCAGACTATCGAGATCGTAGCCCGCAACCACACAGGAGACTGGTACCAACTAGCGAGTGGTGCTTGGATCTTCGGCAACTTGGTGGACGGCGCGCCCGACGTCCCGGAAGCCATGAATATTCCCGCGCCACCGACCGCTACACCGAATCCAGCCTCAGTCGCGCCAGCAACGAGCCCGCCATCCACCAAGGCCGCGGACGGTCCGCCGCAGGTGGCGGTTAAGGTGAGAACCAACGCTAACCTGCGGACTGGCCCCGGGACTAACTATCCCATCGTAGGTGTCGCCAAGTCTGGACAACCGCTGACCATCATTGGGCGAAACTCAACTGGCACTTGGTATCAGACTGCCAACGGGACGTGGATATTTGGCAATTTACTCAATAGTATGCCGAGGGTGCCGGTGGCAGCGGATAATCCAGCAGCATCAGGAGCAGTGTCTACACCAGCGGTGGCGACACGGACGCCCACCGGGGGAACGACCGGCACGGGTATTGGCAGCGTTGGGCGCGCTCATTCATTAGAATGCAGCTTTGACTCTCCGCTCGCTTGCTTAGATTGGCTATTGGGCGATCCCACCCGCCGCAATACTGTCTTGGGTGGCCTAGGCCTGTGGGTCGCTGCACTCGCGTTGATGGCGGCTGGCAGGCGTTGGCGTTGGGTCATGCACTGCATCCTTGTGACGGTTCTGCTTCTTCCGATCGGCTGGTTCGTCACAATCCTGTCCGGCTTGCTGCAACTGGCTGACCCCGATAGCTCAACTTCTCCACGGGAGTTGCTTCAGAATTTCGTCAATTTGGAGCCAGTGCAGACTACGATAGGAATTGTCTTTTTGGTGCTCACCGCAGTGAGCATTTTCGGCGGTATCATAGTCTTCGCGATACTCGCCATCGTTTATGCCATCTTCCTGGCACTACTGCCTGGCCCTGACTACGTGCCGTCACCGCCCTATCCTCTGTTGGGCCATTCAGAGCATGCAACATCTGGCGAATTCAGCGACAACCGTCCAGACTATGACCCGTACTCAAGCTACCCCGATACGAGGAGCGATGACAATTCCGACGACGATGACCGAAGCAGTGGAAGCATCTGGGATGGATGGTTAGTGAAGTGGTAA
- a CDS encoding LysM peptidoglycan-binding domain-containing protein, which translates to MVKSKFIVRLILVVGLLFVVVAYAPAAQASAREDRVITHVVHKGETLTSIASKYGITAKAIAKYNRISVSTKLQTNTRLKIPLPGAKATPTPTLQPLPELPPILPTTRPQNDG; encoded by the coding sequence ATGGTTAAGTCAAAGTTCATCGTACGATTGATCCTGGTCGTTGGATTGTTGTTCGTCGTCGTGGCTTATGCTCCGGCTGCACAAGCGTCAGCCCGGGAGGATCGGGTGATCACTCACGTGGTACACAAAGGTGAAACCCTGACCTCCATCGCTTCGAAATACGGCATCACGGCAAAGGCCATTGCGAAATACAACAGAATATCGGTCTCCACCAAACTGCAAACCAACACCCGGCTCAAGATTCCGCTCCCGGGCGCCAAGGCGACTCCGACGCCGACCCTGCAACCCCTGCCTGAGCTTCCCCCCATTCTGCCGACGACAAGACCCCAGAATGACGGTTAG
- a CDS encoding DeoR family transcriptional regulator, translating to MTVSALIMRRPASHTVAAAEALLRREPADDLALFHEAPDAAQLAATLAALANAHGGAVVLAPTNALPDALADLTQSACLLAQPPLILPLPELLTLPGGLVAMINVPPGLPHVYSVYGVYWTRMAAQNRPLTTEELRRLLMQRDPGSAGFESTAVPGSRLDDLDPSRVRAYVQALSGLAADTVEEVLLSRGCLTDTGGALAPTVAGILLFGRDPQRFLRSAEVIAVRYQGADMSDEFVRQDIRGVLPQQVRLAEAFVADHMRRTNRIRGLAREEVPEYPISVVREALVNAVAHRDYAARGEGIRLLMFSDRLQVYSPGRLPGHVTLDNLLAERYSRNEAIVQILSDMGFSERLGYGMDRMVRVMSEHGLPPPQFTETAAGFQVTLRNGGEMIAASAPASAAGEAPALRWRGLNLNPRQESALQFLAQRGRITNSDYQALQPEVSAETLRRDLADLVDQGILLRVGEKRATYYILK from the coding sequence ATGACCGTTTCTGCTCTCATCATGCGCCGCCCGGCCAGCCATACCGTGGCCGCGGCCGAAGCGCTGCTGCGGCGCGAGCCGGCGGATGACCTGGCCCTGTTCCATGAGGCGCCGGACGCGGCGCAGTTGGCTGCGACGTTAGCGGCCCTGGCCAACGCTCATGGCGGCGCGGTTGTGCTGGCGCCGACCAACGCCTTGCCCGACGCGCTGGCCGACCTGACGCAAAGCGCCTGCCTGCTGGCGCAGCCGCCGTTGATCCTGCCGCTGCCGGAGCTGCTGACGCTGCCTGGCGGCCTGGTCGCAATGATCAATGTGCCGCCGGGCTTGCCGCACGTCTACAGCGTGTATGGCGTCTACTGGACGCGCATGGCCGCCCAGAATCGGCCGCTGACCACCGAGGAACTGCGCCGCTTGCTCATGCAGCGCGATCCGGGCAGCGCCGGTTTCGAATCCACAGCCGTGCCTGGCAGCCGGCTCGATGATCTCGATCCGTCGCGCGTGCGCGCGTATGTGCAAGCGTTGTCGGGGCTGGCCGCGGACACGGTGGAAGAAGTGCTGCTCAGCCGCGGCTGCCTGACCGACACCGGCGGTGCGCTGGCGCCGACGGTGGCCGGCATTCTGCTCTTTGGCCGCGATCCGCAGCGTTTCTTGCGCTCGGCCGAGGTGATTGCCGTGCGCTACCAGGGCGCGGACATGAGCGATGAGTTCGTGCGCCAGGACATTCGCGGGGTTTTGCCCCAGCAAGTGCGTCTGGCCGAGGCTTTCGTGGCCGACCACATGCGGCGCACGAACCGCATCCGCGGCCTGGCGCGGGAGGAGGTTCCAGAGTATCCGATCTCCGTGGTGCGTGAGGCGCTGGTCAACGCGGTGGCGCACCGCGACTACGCCGCGCGGGGCGAGGGCATCCGACTGCTGATGTTCAGCGATCGCCTGCAGGTCTACTCACCGGGGCGCCTGCCAGGGCATGTGACGCTGGACAACCTGCTGGCGGAACGTTACAGCCGCAACGAGGCCATCGTGCAGATTTTGTCGGACATGGGTTTCAGCGAGCGCCTGGGCTATGGCATGGATCGCATGGTGCGCGTGATGAGCGAACATGGTCTGCCGCCGCCGCAGTTCACGGAGACCGCGGCCGGTTTCCAGGTGACGCTGCGCAACGGCGGGGAGATGATCGCCGCGTCCGCGCCGGCGTCGGCCGCCGGGGAAGCGCCGGCCCTGCGCTGGCGCGGCCTCAATCTGAATCCACGGCAGGAGAGCGCGCTGCAATTTCTAGCGCAGCGCGGGCGCATCACCAACAGCGATTATCAGGCACTGCAGCCGGAGGTCAGCGCAGAAACCCTGCGCCGCGACCTGGCCGATTTGGTGGATCAAGGCATTCTGCTGCGCGTGGGCGAGAAGCGCGCCACGTATTACATTCTCAAGTGA